In one window of Microbacterium natoriense DNA:
- a CDS encoding magnesium transporter MgtE N-terminal domain-containing protein: MSTQRVFAARLAGCAVFDPVGDRLGKVRDVVVVYRSTATPRVIGLVVEIPGRRQVFLSIGRVSSIRAGQVISTGLINVRRFSPRAGEVRILAEMLGRRVNLVDGSGTAVIEDVAIEPNRLGEWAISQLFLRRPKTSASPFAKGPTTFAAWNDVSERHSPGESQSAEQLVASYSELHAADLATTLLDLPQQRLIEVAEELSDDRLADALEEMPEDDQVDILDRLGDERAADVLDEMEPDDAADLLAQLPPERLEHLLALMEPEEAEDVRMLLRYGPDTAGGLMTPEPIILSADATVAEALALIRRHELHPALAAAVFVTLPPFETPTGRLLGMVHFQRMLRYPPHERLGAIVDDSLEPVPVTASAAEVARMLASYDLVSLPVIDAAHRLVGAISVDDVLDYLLPDDWRTHDEDEQPAKEVR, encoded by the coding sequence GTGAGCACACAACGGGTATTCGCCGCGCGCCTCGCAGGCTGCGCCGTCTTCGACCCCGTGGGCGACCGGCTCGGCAAAGTCCGGGACGTCGTCGTCGTGTACCGAAGTACGGCCACCCCGCGCGTGATCGGTCTCGTGGTCGAGATCCCCGGGCGCCGCCAGGTGTTCCTCTCGATCGGACGCGTCAGCTCGATCCGCGCCGGCCAGGTCATCAGCACCGGCCTCATCAACGTGCGACGGTTCTCGCCGCGCGCCGGTGAAGTACGCATCCTCGCCGAGATGCTCGGACGCAGGGTGAACCTCGTCGACGGCAGCGGCACCGCGGTGATCGAAGACGTCGCGATCGAGCCGAACCGCCTCGGCGAGTGGGCGATCAGTCAGCTCTTCCTGCGGCGCCCGAAGACCAGCGCCTCTCCGTTCGCGAAGGGCCCGACGACCTTCGCGGCGTGGAACGACGTCTCCGAGCGGCACTCCCCCGGCGAATCGCAGTCGGCCGAGCAGCTGGTCGCCTCGTACTCCGAGCTGCACGCCGCCGATCTCGCGACGACGCTTCTCGATCTGCCTCAGCAACGCCTCATCGAGGTCGCCGAGGAGCTCTCCGACGATCGCCTCGCCGACGCGCTCGAAGAGATGCCGGAGGACGATCAGGTCGACATCCTCGACCGCCTCGGCGACGAGCGCGCCGCCGATGTGCTCGACGAGATGGAGCCTGACGACGCTGCCGATCTTCTCGCCCAGCTTCCGCCCGAGCGACTCGAGCACCTGCTCGCCCTCATGGAGCCTGAGGAGGCCGAGGACGTCAGGATGCTGCTGCGCTACGGTCCCGACACGGCGGGCGGTCTGATGACGCCCGAGCCGATCATCCTGTCGGCCGATGCGACGGTCGCAGAGGCTCTCGCTCTGATCCGCCGCCACGAGCTGCACCCGGCCCTCGCCGCGGCCGTGTTCGTGACGCTGCCTCCGTTCGAGACACCCACGGGTCGCCTGCTCGGGATGGTTCACTTCCAGCGGATGCTGCGCTATCCCCCGCACGAGCGCCTGGGCGCGATCGTCGACGACAGCCTCGAGCCGGTGCCGGTGACCGCATCGGCTGCGGAGGTCGCCCGGATGCTCGCGAGCTATGACCTCGTGTCGCTCCCCGTCATCGATGCGGCCCATCGTCTCGTCGGTGCGATCAGCGTCGACGACGTGCTCGACTACCTGCTGCCGGACGACTGGCGCACGCACGACGAGGACGAGCAGCCCGCCAAGGAGGTGCGCTGA
- a CDS encoding general stress protein, which produces MSMMNRPAAGVDTGEVVASMRDYESAQKTVSKLIAEEVPARDIAIIGQSVRTVERITGRLGYAAAARSGAINGVLIGLFLSAILVLGNPDVPMQLFVGFVFIGVALGMLLSLVTYAIVRRRRDFASVTQFAADHYEVTVQPASVAKAKKILGTATQTTVVRPPVDLDEPPRYGERIPAPGAPAPAAPVIPPRPADPVPQPQEPEQAESEGESTEPRQP; this is translated from the coding sequence ATGAGCATGATGAATCGTCCTGCAGCTGGCGTCGACACCGGCGAGGTGGTCGCCTCGATGCGCGACTACGAGAGTGCGCAGAAGACGGTGTCGAAACTCATCGCCGAAGAGGTCCCTGCGCGAGACATCGCCATCATCGGACAGAGCGTGCGCACGGTCGAGCGGATCACCGGACGCCTCGGCTACGCGGCGGCGGCGCGCTCCGGCGCGATCAACGGCGTGCTGATCGGTCTGTTCCTCTCGGCGATCCTGGTGCTCGGAAACCCCGATGTGCCGATGCAGCTGTTCGTCGGCTTCGTCTTCATCGGCGTCGCGCTCGGCATGCTGCTGAGCCTCGTCACCTATGCGATCGTGCGCCGTCGCCGCGACTTCGCGAGCGTGACGCAGTTCGCCGCCGACCACTACGAGGTGACCGTGCAGCCGGCTTCGGTCGCCAAGGCCAAGAAGATCCTCGGCACTGCGACGCAGACGACTGTTGTACGGCCTCCTGTCGACCTCGACGAGCCGCCGCGGTACGGCGAGCGCATCCCCGCGCCCGGCGCCCCCGCACCGGCCGCCCCTGTGATCCCGCCGCGTCCTGCCGACCCGGTGCCCCAGCCGCAGGAGCCCGAGCAGGCCGAGTCTGAGGGAGAGTCGACCGAGCCTCGGCAGCCGTGA
- a CDS encoding alpha/beta hydrolase family protein: MVSIPVELPTGPVAVSGDWQRGANGVTAIVAHGAGAGMDHPFLIGFTAALHDQGFSTLRFNFPYVEQGRRMPGPASHAIVTWRAVADFARAQDADAPVWAIGKSYGGRMASMAVAEGMEVAGLVYLGYPLHAPGKPEKPRAEHLPSIGVPQLFIEGENDPFIQPVSQFEEVVATCQDATVVWIEGGGHTFEVKGLRRPASEIGSSLVTFVTEFLTR, from the coding sequence ATCGTCTCGATCCCTGTCGAGCTGCCCACGGGTCCCGTCGCCGTCTCCGGCGACTGGCAGCGCGGAGCGAACGGCGTGACGGCGATCGTCGCGCATGGCGCGGGCGCCGGGATGGATCATCCTTTCCTCATCGGCTTCACCGCAGCTCTGCACGACCAGGGGTTCTCGACGCTCCGGTTCAACTTCCCGTACGTGGAGCAGGGCAGGCGCATGCCGGGGCCGGCCTCGCACGCGATCGTGACGTGGCGGGCAGTGGCCGACTTCGCCAGGGCGCAGGATGCCGACGCTCCCGTGTGGGCGATCGGAAAGTCGTACGGCGGGCGCATGGCGTCGATGGCCGTCGCCGAGGGGATGGAGGTCGCGGGCCTGGTCTATCTCGGCTATCCGCTGCACGCGCCCGGCAAGCCGGAGAAGCCGCGCGCCGAGCATCTGCCGTCGATCGGCGTGCCGCAGCTGTTCATCGAGGGTGAGAACGATCCGTTCATCCAGCCGGTGTCGCAGTTCGAGGAGGTCGTGGCGACGTGCCAGGACGCGACCGTGGTGTGGATCGAGGGCGGCGGGCACACTTTCGAGGTGAAGGGACTGCGGCGCCCGGCATCCGAGATCGGGTCATCATTGGTCACATTCGTGACGGAGTTCCTGACCCGCTGA
- a CDS encoding MalY/PatB family protein: protein MGTSHHYDAITIDQLRATGAFKWSTHPEAIGAFIAEMDFGVAPEIGDALTRSVEALVGYPTPGLVNAMSEATARWLRDEYSWEVPPARIRPVGDVLIAMRATIDHFSEPGSKIILPTPAYMPFLKIPPMHDREIIEVPLLLDEGRYVFDLDGLERAFADGGGMLILCNPYNPVGRVFTRDELLAVSEIVERHGGRVFADEIHAPLVFAPHHHIPYASISAAAAAHTITSTSASKAWNLPGLKAAQVILSNDADAEIWATPVVTRNELLASNPGIIANTAAYDHAREWLADTHAYLDGNRTLLGELLAEHIPEIGYTPAEGSYIAWLDARGLGIEGSPADFFREQAGVALTDGIACGAAGEGFLRFILATPRPIIEQAVRQMAAALARREVPVGV, encoded by the coding sequence ATGGGCACCTCACACCACTACGACGCGATCACGATCGACCAGCTCCGGGCGACCGGAGCCTTCAAATGGTCGACCCATCCCGAGGCGATCGGCGCGTTCATCGCCGAGATGGACTTCGGCGTGGCTCCGGAGATCGGCGACGCGCTGACCCGATCGGTCGAGGCGCTCGTCGGCTATCCGACGCCGGGGCTCGTGAACGCGATGTCCGAGGCGACGGCCCGATGGCTGCGCGACGAATACTCCTGGGAGGTGCCGCCGGCGAGGATCAGACCGGTCGGCGATGTGCTCATCGCGATGCGGGCGACGATCGATCACTTCTCCGAGCCCGGGTCGAAGATCATCCTCCCGACGCCCGCGTACATGCCGTTCCTGAAGATCCCGCCGATGCACGACCGGGAGATCATCGAGGTTCCGTTGCTCCTCGATGAAGGTCGCTACGTGTTCGACCTCGACGGCCTCGAGCGCGCCTTCGCCGACGGCGGCGGGATGCTGATCCTGTGCAACCCGTACAACCCCGTCGGACGCGTGTTCACGCGCGACGAGCTGCTCGCCGTCTCCGAGATCGTCGAGCGGCACGGCGGACGCGTGTTCGCCGACGAGATCCACGCCCCCCTCGTGTTCGCGCCGCACCACCACATCCCATATGCGAGCATCAGCGCGGCCGCAGCTGCTCACACGATCACCTCGACCAGCGCGTCGAAGGCGTGGAATCTGCCGGGGTTGAAGGCGGCGCAGGTGATCCTCAGCAACGACGCCGACGCCGAGATCTGGGCGACTCCGGTCGTCACCCGCAACGAGCTGCTCGCGAGCAATCCGGGCATCATCGCGAACACGGCGGCCTACGACCACGCTCGCGAATGGCTCGCGGACACGCACGCTTACCTCGACGGCAATCGCACCCTGCTGGGTGAGCTGCTCGCCGAGCACATCCCCGAGATCGGATACACGCCCGCCGAGGGCAGTTACATCGCCTGGCTGGACGCGCGTGGTCTCGGCATCGAGGGATCGCCGGCCGACTTCTTCCGTGAACAGGCGGGGGTCGCGCTCACCGATGGCATCGCGTGCGGAGCGGCTGGAGAAGGGTTCCTGCGCTTCATCCTCGCCACGCCGCGCCCGATCATCGAGCAGGCGGTGCGGCAGATGGCGGCGGCGCTGGCTCGGCGCGAGGTTCCCGTCGGCGTCTGA
- a CDS encoding VOC family protein gives MTAKTGLHHVEIWVAELGTSWSWMLERLGFSLSAAWDGGQTWDAGGAYITLTTSPTLTDAAHDRRRAGVNHLAFRGGSPADVDALMQAAPAHGWAPLYDDRYPHAGGPDHYAGWVENAEGFKVEIVAETA, from the coding sequence ATGACGGCGAAGACAGGGCTGCATCACGTCGAAATCTGGGTCGCCGAACTCGGCACGTCATGGTCGTGGATGCTGGAGCGACTGGGGTTCTCGCTGTCGGCCGCATGGGACGGCGGCCAGACGTGGGATGCCGGGGGCGCCTACATCACGCTGACCACCTCGCCGACTCTGACGGATGCCGCGCATGATCGTCGTCGTGCGGGCGTCAACCATCTCGCGTTCCGGGGCGGATCGCCCGCGGACGTCGACGCGCTCATGCAGGCAGCTCCTGCACACGGGTGGGCGCCCCTGTACGACGACAGATACCCGCATGCCGGCGGTCCCGACCACTACGCGGGCTGGGTGGAGAACGCGGAGGGCTTCAAAGTCGAGATCGTCGCCGAGACGGCCTGA
- a CDS encoding aminopeptidase P family protein, whose amino-acid sequence MNTGERDTIAEPTAEPTTENSTTNRKQPFPRGFLDTISTGWAERPESLPAPRAQAPYAAARRDAVSAAFPGKRLVIAAGALKQRSNDTDYVFRAHSAFAHLTGWASDAEPDSLLVFEPTDAGHDITLYFRERADRTTTEFYADATIGEFWIGPRPALAGVAADLGVATDHLDAFEAGDEDVTLDDAELSRFVSELRLIKDEFEIAEMRHAVEITANGFDDIIRSLSQAIEHARGERVVEGVFHRRAREDGNGEGYDTIAASGPHACYLHWTRNDGTVVPGDLILVDAGVEADSLYTADITRTLPVSGTFTEVQRRVYETVREAADAAFAAAQVGVPFRDVHGAAMQVIAARTAEWGLLPVTAEEALDADAGGQHRRYMVHGTSHHLGIDVHDCAQARREMYYDGVLEPGMVFTIEPGLYFQIDDLTVPAEYRGIGVRIEDDILMTADGPVNLSAGIPRTADEVEAWIARVQQA is encoded by the coding sequence ATGAACACCGGAGAACGCGACACGATCGCCGAGCCCACGGCTGAGCCCACCACCGAGAACAGCACGACGAACCGCAAGCAGCCGTTCCCGCGCGGCTTCCTCGACACGATCTCGACAGGCTGGGCCGAGCGCCCCGAGTCGCTGCCCGCGCCGCGCGCTCAGGCGCCGTACGCAGCAGCTCGGCGCGACGCCGTCTCGGCCGCGTTCCCCGGGAAGCGCCTGGTGATCGCCGCAGGCGCCCTCAAGCAGCGCAGCAACGACACCGACTACGTGTTCCGCGCGCACTCCGCCTTCGCGCACCTCACCGGCTGGGCGTCGGATGCCGAGCCCGATTCTCTGCTCGTCTTCGAGCCGACGGATGCCGGACACGACATCACGCTGTACTTCCGCGAGCGCGCCGACCGCACGACGACCGAGTTCTACGCGGATGCGACGATCGGCGAGTTCTGGATCGGACCGCGTCCGGCCCTCGCCGGCGTCGCGGCCGACCTCGGCGTCGCCACCGATCACCTGGACGCCTTCGAAGCCGGCGATGAGGACGTCACGCTCGACGACGCAGAGCTCTCCCGCTTCGTCTCCGAGCTGCGACTGATCAAGGACGAGTTCGAGATCGCCGAGATGCGCCATGCCGTCGAGATCACGGCGAACGGCTTCGACGACATCATCCGCTCCCTCTCTCAGGCGATCGAGCACGCCCGCGGCGAGCGCGTGGTCGAGGGTGTCTTCCACCGTCGCGCACGTGAAGACGGCAACGGCGAGGGCTACGACACCATCGCGGCGTCGGGCCCGCACGCCTGCTACCTGCACTGGACCCGCAACGACGGCACCGTGGTCCCGGGAGACCTGATCCTCGTGGACGCCGGTGTCGAGGCAGACAGCCTGTACACGGCGGACATCACCCGCACACTGCCGGTCTCTGGCACGTTCACCGAGGTGCAGCGCCGCGTCTACGAGACCGTGCGCGAAGCAGCCGATGCGGCCTTCGCCGCCGCTCAGGTCGGCGTGCCGTTCCGCGACGTGCACGGCGCCGCCATGCAGGTCATCGCCGCTCGCACCGCCGAGTGGGGACTGCTGCCGGTGACGGCCGAAGAGGCGCTCGACGCGGATGCCGGCGGCCAGCACCGCCGCTACATGGTGCACGGCACCTCGCATCACCTCGGCATCGACGTGCACGACTGCGCACAGGCCCGGCGCGAGATGTACTACGACGGCGTGCTCGAACCCGGCATGGTCTTCACGATCGAACCGGGCCTGTACTTCCAGATCGACGACCTCACGGTTCCCGCCGAATACCGCGGCATCGGTGTGCGCATCGAGGACGACATCCTCATGACCGCAGACGGCCCCGTGAACCTCTCGGCCGGCATCCCCCGCACGGCCGACGAGGTCGAGGCGTGGATCGCTCGGGTGCAGCAGGCCTGA
- a CDS encoding endonuclease/exonuclease/phosphatase family protein, producing MLRLLGILVTVLLAIATAIAVWPQFFHLEQTYPFAQIVAARGAVLGALLLLAVLALLLMFSKTLRGFAASVLIIALLGAGATALIGMNRGFGRDTLPEATDTSIRVLSWNTAGEVVSAETIAQQVVDSGADIVALPETTEAVGEQIAVMLRDQGHPMWVHTVQFNPDVVDGPKSWQTTVLVAADLGQYSVIESAQDGSSNTGSVPSVVLMPVDGTGPTIVAVHAVAPRREEMGQWRSDLQWIADQCPEGDFILAGDFNATIDHMAPFGVGGGDLGYCRDVASRTGNGLSGTWPSSLPELLSAPIDHVMASQNWTPTGSMIISDAGGSDHRGLVVQLEPAAG from the coding sequence ATGCTTCGACTACTGGGGATACTCGTCACCGTGCTGCTCGCGATCGCCACGGCGATCGCGGTGTGGCCGCAGTTCTTCCATCTCGAGCAGACGTACCCGTTCGCGCAGATCGTCGCGGCTCGCGGTGCGGTGCTGGGCGCCCTCCTCCTGCTCGCGGTGCTCGCCCTGCTGCTCATGTTCTCGAAGACCCTGCGCGGGTTCGCAGCATCCGTTCTGATCATCGCGCTGCTGGGCGCCGGGGCGACTGCGCTCATCGGGATGAACCGAGGATTCGGGCGCGACACCCTGCCAGAGGCGACCGACACCAGCATCCGAGTTCTCAGCTGGAACACGGCGGGCGAAGTGGTCTCCGCCGAGACCATCGCGCAGCAGGTCGTCGACAGCGGTGCCGATATCGTCGCCCTGCCCGAGACGACCGAGGCCGTCGGCGAACAGATCGCCGTGATGCTCCGAGACCAGGGGCACCCGATGTGGGTGCACACCGTGCAGTTCAATCCCGATGTCGTCGACGGGCCCAAATCGTGGCAGACCACCGTGCTGGTGGCGGCCGATCTCGGCCAGTACTCGGTCATCGAATCGGCGCAGGACGGGTCGAGCAACACCGGCTCCGTGCCGAGCGTCGTGCTGATGCCCGTCGACGGCACCGGTCCCACGATCGTGGCGGTTCATGCCGTCGCGCCGCGCCGGGAGGAGATGGGCCAGTGGCGCAGCGACCTGCAGTGGATCGCCGATCAGTGCCCGGAGGGCGACTTCATCCTGGCCGGCGACTTCAATGCGACGATCGACCACATGGCTCCGTTCGGCGTGGGCGGCGGCGACCTGGGCTACTGCCGGGATGTCGCGTCCCGAACGGGCAACGGCCTCAGCGGCACCTGGCCGAGTTCACTGCCCGAACTGCTCAGCGCACCGATCGACCACGTGATGGCATCGCAGAACTGGACTCCGACGGGATCGATGATCATCTCGGATGCCGGCGGCAGCGATCACCGTGGACTCGTCGTGCAGCTCGAGCCCGCAGCCGGCTGA
- a CDS encoding PHP domain-containing protein — protein sequence MSHLFSGPADLHLHSNHSDGTEAPAEVMRQVRGYGVRTAALTDHDRTTGWDEAADAANALGMTFIPGMELSAKHEWRSVHVLGYLFDPTDAALVAETERIRGDRIGRAERIVRSIGRDYDLRWDDVLAQTTADATVGRPHIADALVARGIVRDRTEAFDGILHPREGYYEPHYAPDPLTAVRLITEAGGVAIIAHPSTVGRDRMMPMPFVEQLIAAGLGGFEIEHRENTASGKRVLREIAHKHDLIVTGSSDYHGAGKPNRPGENTTSDDMVARLIDRASGTTPRYPRS from the coding sequence ATGTCGCACCTGTTCTCCGGCCCCGCGGATCTGCACCTGCACTCCAACCATTCGGATGGCACGGAGGCTCCCGCCGAGGTCATGCGCCAGGTGCGCGGGTACGGCGTGCGGACGGCCGCGCTCACCGATCACGATCGCACGACAGGGTGGGACGAGGCGGCTGATGCCGCGAACGCACTGGGGATGACGTTTATACCGGGTATGGAGCTGTCCGCGAAGCACGAGTGGCGCAGCGTGCACGTCCTGGGGTATCTGTTCGACCCGACCGACGCGGCGCTCGTCGCCGAGACAGAACGCATCCGCGGCGACCGGATCGGCCGGGCGGAGCGCATCGTGCGCAGCATCGGCCGCGACTACGACCTGCGCTGGGACGACGTGCTCGCGCAGACCACCGCGGATGCGACCGTCGGCCGCCCGCACATCGCCGACGCGCTGGTCGCCCGCGGGATAGTGCGCGACCGCACGGAGGCGTTCGACGGCATCCTGCACCCGCGAGAGGGGTACTACGAGCCGCACTACGCGCCCGACCCGCTCACGGCCGTGCGCCTGATCACAGAGGCAGGGGGAGTCGCGATCATCGCCCATCCCTCGACGGTGGGACGCGACCGGATGATGCCCATGCCGTTCGTCGAACAGCTCATCGCCGCCGGCCTCGGTGGTTTCGAGATCGAGCATCGAGAGAACACGGCGTCCGGCAAGCGCGTGCTTCGCGAGATCGCGCACAAGCACGACCTCATCGTCACGGGTTCGAGCGACTACCACGGCGCGGGGAAGCCGAACCGTCCGGGGGAGAACACGACGTCGGACGACATGGTGGCGCGTCTGATCGATCGTGCGTCCGGTACCACACCCCGGTACCCGCGAAGCTGA
- a CDS encoding DUF817 domain-containing protein translates to MQRGTTLERRIDAVAHRLLKDAPGGGLRAALIEVAVFVLKQSWACVFGATLLAAIVAARLWYPDDAIVARNDALTITAVLIQVAMLVFRLETGRELWVIVLFHITGTVMELFKTDVGSWAYAADGVLRIGAVPLFSGFMYAAVGSYMVRVHRLFDLGFTHYPRRWLTTVLAAAVYVNFFTHHWWWDARWVLLAGVVVLWLPTVMHARVWRRTLRLPLVAVFAGVAVFIYLAENIGTWAGAWAYPDQAVNWQPVSLSKLSSWFLLMIISVVMVTWVYPPRRPDIAQDDDGADAAASAPSEISQAPVTGAAPAPPAPRRRRRRRAGAGLPS, encoded by the coding sequence ATGCAACGGGGGACCACTCTCGAGCGGCGCATCGATGCGGTCGCTCACCGCCTTCTCAAGGACGCGCCCGGTGGGGGCTTGCGGGCGGCGCTCATCGAGGTCGCGGTGTTCGTGCTCAAGCAGTCGTGGGCGTGCGTGTTCGGCGCGACTCTGCTCGCCGCGATCGTCGCGGCCCGCCTCTGGTACCCCGATGACGCGATCGTCGCCCGTAACGACGCGCTGACGATCACGGCGGTGCTCATCCAGGTCGCGATGCTCGTCTTCCGACTCGAGACCGGGCGCGAGCTGTGGGTGATCGTGCTCTTCCACATCACCGGAACGGTGATGGAGCTGTTCAAGACGGACGTCGGCTCGTGGGCATACGCCGCCGACGGAGTGCTCCGCATCGGCGCCGTCCCGCTGTTCAGCGGTTTCATGTACGCCGCCGTCGGCTCGTACATGGTGAGAGTGCACAGGCTGTTCGATCTCGGCTTCACGCACTATCCGCGCCGCTGGCTCACGACGGTGCTCGCGGCCGCCGTCTACGTGAACTTCTTCACCCACCACTGGTGGTGGGATGCGCGCTGGGTGCTGCTCGCCGGCGTCGTCGTGCTGTGGCTGCCCACCGTGATGCATGCGAGAGTGTGGCGGCGCACGCTGCGGCTTCCACTGGTGGCCGTCTTCGCCGGAGTCGCGGTGTTCATCTACCTGGCGGAGAACATCGGCACCTGGGCGGGGGCGTGGGCGTATCCCGACCAGGCGGTGAACTGGCAGCCCGTGTCGCTCAGCAAACTGAGTTCGTGGTTCCTGCTGATGATCATCTCGGTCGTGATGGTCACCTGGGTCTATCCGCCGCGGAGGCCGGACATCGCGCAGGACGACGATGGGGCGGATGCCGCAGCATCCGCCCCATCGGAGATATCTCAGGCGCCGGTGACGGGAGCCGCTCCCGCGCCCCCTGCGCCGCGGCGGCGACGGCGACGGCGCGCCGGAGCCGGCTTGCCGTCGTGA
- a CDS encoding DEAD/DEAH box helicase: MTTFADLGIDQDIIDALASKGIVDAFPIQEQTIPLGLPGQDIIGQAKTGTGKTFGFGIPVVQRLGLNPEHGVKALIVVPTRELAVQVYEDIDLLTSNRSTSVVAIYGGKAYEGQIDQLKAGAQIVVGTPGRLIDLAGQRLLDLSNATEVVLDEADKMLDLGFLADIEKIFQKVPAVRHTQLFSATMPGPIVALARRFMSNPIHIRATDPDEGLTQANIKHLVYRAHSMDKDEIIARILQAEGRGKTVIFTRTKRAAQRLVDELGDRGFNVGGVHGDMGQDQRERSMAAFKAGKRDVLVATDVAARGIDVDDVTHVINHTIPDEDKTYLHRAGRTGRAGKTGIAVTFVDWEDLHKWALINRALEFGQPEPVEIYSSSPQLFEDLDIPAGTKGRLVTAPKAEKPARAPRAERAADVAAEGTAEGGTRRRRRRRGSEAVGSTFVEGSASDSTEYPAPAADRSAEGAGTHDGAGKEHHDGKPAPARRRRRRRGAGGAGAAPVTGA; encoded by the coding sequence GTGACAACTTTCGCTGATCTCGGTATCGATCAGGACATCATCGACGCGCTGGCCTCCAAAGGCATCGTCGACGCGTTCCCCATCCAGGAGCAGACCATCCCCCTCGGCCTTCCGGGCCAGGACATCATCGGCCAGGCCAAGACCGGAACCGGCAAGACGTTCGGATTCGGCATCCCCGTCGTCCAGCGCCTCGGCCTGAACCCGGAGCACGGGGTGAAGGCGCTCATCGTGGTGCCCACCCGCGAGCTCGCGGTGCAGGTGTACGAAGACATCGATCTGCTCACCAGCAACCGCTCCACGAGTGTCGTCGCGATCTACGGCGGCAAGGCGTACGAGGGCCAGATCGATCAGCTCAAGGCCGGTGCCCAGATCGTGGTCGGAACCCCCGGGCGTCTGATCGACCTCGCCGGTCAGCGGCTGCTCGACCTGTCGAACGCGACCGAGGTCGTCCTCGACGAGGCCGACAAGATGCTCGACCTCGGCTTCCTCGCCGACATCGAGAAGATCTTCCAGAAGGTCCCGGCCGTCCGGCACACGCAGCTGTTCTCGGCGACCATGCCCGGCCCGATCGTCGCCCTGGCGCGCCGGTTCATGTCGAACCCGATCCACATCCGCGCGACCGACCCCGATGAGGGCCTCACGCAGGCGAACATCAAGCACCTCGTGTACCGCGCGCACTCCATGGACAAGGACGAGATCATCGCCCGCATCCTGCAGGCCGAGGGCCGCGGCAAGACGGTGATCTTCACGCGCACCAAGCGAGCGGCGCAGCGCCTCGTCGACGAACTGGGCGACCGCGGCTTCAACGTCGGCGGTGTGCACGGCGACATGGGCCAGGATCAGCGCGAGCGCTCGATGGCGGCGTTCAAGGCCGGCAAGCGCGACGTGCTGGTCGCCACCGATGTCGCCGCGCGCGGCATCGACGTCGACGACGTGACCCACGTGATCAACCACACCATCCCGGACGAGGACAAGACGTACCTGCACCGCGCAGGCCGCACCGGCCGCGCAGGCAAGACCGGCATCGCGGTCACCTTCGTCGACTGGGAGGACCTGCACAAGTGGGCCCTGATCAATCGCGCCCTCGAGTTCGGCCAGCCCGAGCCGGTCGAGATCTACTCGTCGAGCCCGCAGCTGTTCGAAGACCTCGACATCCCCGCCGGCACGAAGGGTCGTCTCGTGACGGCGCCCAAGGCTGAGAAGCCGGCACGCGCTCCTCGCGCGGAGCGCGCGGCGGATGTCGCCGCCGAAGGCACTGCGGAGGGCGGCACTCGCCGTCGCCGTCGCCGTCGCGGCTCGGAAGCGGTCGGATCGACTTTCGTCGAAGGCTCCGCATCCGACTCGACCGAGTACCCCGCGCCCGCCGCCGACCGCAGCGCCGAAGGCGCAGGCACGCATGACGGTGCGGGCAAAGAGCATCACGACGGCAAGCCGGCTCCGGCGCGCCGTCGCCGTCGCCGCCGCGGCGCAGGGGGCGCGGGAGCGGCTCCCGTCACCGGCGCCTGA
- a CDS encoding ferritin-like fold-containing protein: MVNWFWNRSKTPRRTLALRSRGEQSGATRVDFAELAPELNRFLGQAAYLQLGYFETLTRLIRATPELSEKESLSRAAGATLTKHRAIVDLITARGEDPTQLMLPFRENLDAFRRKTIGARPRETMLAVHITAGMLDDFYLALAASYGETGEKVRRILSEDDARHEIVAIIQETIESDEEWRSLLSMWARRLVGDTILVCRSALRPDALAAADDERIEPVYTELMGAHARRMDAMGLAS, translated from the coding sequence GTGGTGAACTGGTTCTGGAATCGCAGCAAGACCCCGCGGCGCACCCTCGCGCTGCGCAGCCGCGGAGAGCAGAGCGGCGCGACCCGCGTCGACTTCGCAGAGCTCGCCCCCGAGCTGAACCGCTTCCTCGGACAGGCCGCATACCTGCAGCTCGGCTACTTCGAGACGCTCACCCGTCTGATCCGCGCGACGCCCGAGCTCTCCGAGAAGGAATCGCTCTCGCGAGCGGCCGGCGCCACCCTCACCAAGCACCGCGCGATCGTCGATCTGATCACCGCACGCGGCGAAGATCCCACGCAGCTCATGCTGCCTTTCCGCGAGAACCTCGACGCGTTCCGTCGCAAGACGATCGGCGCGCGTCCGCGCGAGACCATGCTGGCCGTGCACATCACCGCCGGCATGCTCGACGACTTCTATCTCGCGCTCGCCGCGAGCTACGGCGAGACAGGGGAGAAGGTGCGCCGGATCCTCAGCGAGGACGACGCCCGCCATGAGATCGTCGCGATCATCCAGGAGACGATCGAGAGCGATGAGGAGTGGCGCTCGCTGCTGTCGATGTGGGCCAGACGCCTCGTCGGCGACACCATCCTCGTGTGCCGCTCGGCGCTGCGCCCCGACGCGCTCGCGGCCGCCGACGACGAGCGCATCGAACCGGTCTACACCGAGCTCATGGGCGCGCACGCTCGACGTATGGACGCGATGGGGCTCGCCTCTTAG